In Lottiidibacillus patelloidae, the genomic window ATACAGGTAAGATAACGGTTACAAATAGTGAACAGATAACAAAACCAATAATTAAAAAAGCTAGAGGTTGTAACAAACTAATTCCTTTATTCATTGCTTTTTGCAAGTCCTCTTGTAACAAATTGCTATATTGCAACAAATCCTCAGGAAGCTTACTATTTGCTTGTCCGTGACTTATAACTTTTGCCAGTTCTTTCTCAAAAAAATTGCTAGAAATAATGGCATCCTCAATTTTTTCACCGTTTTTTAACCGTTTATTTATTCTTTCGGTTTCATTCGCGATGAATAAAACGTATTGTTGCTTTGAAAAAATCGAAAAACAATCTTTTAAAGAAATCCCACTCGCTAACAGACAACTTAAATGGAGACTGAAAAATTGCGTAGTAAATCGTCTTAAGTACTTACTTATAATTGGAAATTTAAAAAAGATCTCCAGTTTCATTCTTTGTTTATTTACTTTGAAAACCATGTAAACAATTAAGATTACAATGAAACAGCTAACAAACAAGTAAGGTAAGGTCTTAATACCAACGAGCATAAGTTGTAAATTTTTTGGAGCTTCATAGTTAAGCGATTGAAACAAATGTTGAAATTGCGGTAACAGTTGCTTTGTTACTATCATTAATACTATTAATAGAAAAGTTAGTAAAAATAATGGGTATTTTAGCTGTCGTTTTACAGCATTCGTATTCTTCGTTTTTTCAGTTAACATTCTTCCACTTTCTATTAAGCTAAAAGCCATATTCCCATGTTTTTCCGAGAAATATAGTAAGGCCAAGATCATGTTTGGAAAGTGGAAATATTTTAAGACAATATAAAGTGGTTCTCCTTGTTTTAAGAGCACAAGCATTTCATTCGTACATTTTCTTATTTTTTCATTCTCTAAAATCCCATATAGCTCAATGGCTTCATATAACGAATAGCCCTTTTGTAACATCGTACCTATTCTATCCAAGAATATTGCCATTTCCTCTGTTTTCATTAGCCTTCTCCAATTATTTGGTAGTAGTTTTCTTCAGGAATATATCCTAATGCAATTCCTTTGCACAACTCATGTTTTAATTTTTTATATTTACTTTTATTTGTTTTCATTAAATTATTAGTTAATGCTTCC contains:
- the comGB gene encoding competence type IV pilus assembly protein ComGB; its protein translation is MKTEEMAIFLDRIGTMLQKGYSLYEAIELYGILENEKIRKCTNEMLVLLKQGEPLYIVLKYFHFPNMILALLYFSEKHGNMAFSLIESGRMLTEKTKNTNAVKRQLKYPLFLLTFLLIVLMIVTKQLLPQFQHLFQSLNYEAPKNLQLMLVGIKTLPYLFVSCFIVILIVYMVFKVNKQRMKLEIFFKFPIISKYLRRFTTQFFSLHLSCLLASGISLKDCFSIFSKQQYVLFIANETERINKRLKNGEKIEDAIISSNFFEKELAKVISHGQANSKLPEDLLQYSNLLQEDLQKAMNKGISLLQPLAFLIIGFVICSLFVTVILPVFQMVQAI